In Marinicauda algicola, one DNA window encodes the following:
- a CDS encoding DoxX family protein, with protein MIARLRDTYASLAGAAAWLQPLALLAVRLVAARVFWNSGLGKVETFRLLGIRIPTFDFQQSTFYLFKHEFFPGLPKGVTDVLAVMAGLGELTLPLLVAFGLLARLGALGLLAMTAVIQIFVFPGEWWSVHAWWAVTLLTILAFGPGAISIDRLTGLEPKPA; from the coding sequence ATGATCGCTCGCCTTCGTGACACCTATGCCAGCCTTGCCGGAGCGGCTGCCTGGCTTCAGCCGCTCGCCCTTCTTGCCGTGCGCCTCGTCGCGGCGCGGGTGTTCTGGAATTCCGGGCTCGGCAAGGTGGAGACGTTCAGGCTGCTCGGGATCCGGATCCCGACCTTCGACTTCCAGCAATCGACCTTCTACCTGTTCAAGCACGAGTTCTTCCCCGGCCTGCCGAAAGGCGTCACGGACGTGCTCGCGGTCATGGCGGGTCTCGGCGAGCTGACCCTGCCCTTGCTCGTCGCCTTCGGCTTGCTGGCCCGCCTCGGCGCGCTGGGGCTTCTGGCGATGACGGCCGTCATCCAGATCTTCGTCTTCCCCGGCGAGTGGTGGAGCGTGCATGCCTGGTGGGCGGTCACGCTCCTGACGATCCTCGCCTTCGGCCCGGGTGCGATCTCGATCGACCGCCTGACCGGGCTGGAGCCGAAGCCCGCCTAG
- a CDS encoding helix-turn-helix transcriptional regulator codes for MSETLYNRLPVLRAERGLSRKDLAQALGVNYQTIGYLERGDYNPSLELALKIAGYFDVPVEAIFSLTPFPSLFASGDRS; via the coding sequence ATGAGCGAGACCCTGTACAACCGGCTGCCCGTGCTACGCGCCGAGCGGGGCCTGTCGCGGAAGGATCTCGCGCAGGCGCTGGGCGTGAACTACCAGACGATCGGCTATCTCGAGCGCGGGGACTACAACCCGTCCCTCGAGCTGGCGCTGAAGATCGCCGGGTATTTCGACGTGCCGGTCGAGGCGATCTTCTCGCTCACCCCGTTCCCGTCCCTGTTCGCATCGGGAGACCGGTCATGA
- a CDS encoding DUF3108 domain-containing protein — MHPALLAVLPSLLALAPAVPAHGTLEIEARYAATVWAIPVGRVDLTAELGADAYAARSVSEAAGLAALFTDVRIESEVEGEIAGGRAKPARYAHDEYTGRKHRRIDMSFEGGVARSVASPDFSNWGEPPASETDRAGAIDPMTAVLLLSQSMTGRQECSGRLPVFDGRLRYDLDLRPRGREQIRTRAWQGEAIVCDAFYEPISGYTDEQRPDPGDLRHPLTLWLAPMEGGHHLPVRVQTRAGFGVHIELRSLDIAPRQ, encoded by the coding sequence ATGCATCCCGCATTGCTCGCCGTCCTCCCCTCGCTTCTCGCGCTCGCACCGGCCGTGCCGGCGCACGGAACCCTCGAGATCGAGGCGAGATACGCGGCCACGGTATGGGCGATCCCGGTGGGCAGGGTGGACCTCACAGCCGAACTCGGCGCGGACGCCTATGCCGCGCGCTCGGTGTCCGAGGCCGCAGGCCTGGCCGCGCTGTTCACCGATGTGCGCATCGAATCCGAGGTCGAGGGCGAGATCGCCGGGGGGCGCGCGAAGCCCGCACGCTATGCGCACGACGAGTATACCGGCCGCAAGCACAGGCGCATCGACATGAGCTTCGAGGGCGGGGTGGCGCGTTCGGTGGCCAGCCCGGACTTCTCCAACTGGGGCGAGCCGCCGGCGAGCGAGACCGACCGGGCCGGCGCGATCGACCCCATGACCGCGGTCCTGTTGCTGTCGCAGTCCATGACCGGCAGGCAGGAATGTTCCGGCCGCCTGCCGGTGTTCGACGGCCGGTTGCGCTACGATCTCGATCTGCGCCCGCGCGGGCGCGAGCAGATCCGGACCCGCGCCTGGCAGGGCGAGGCGATCGTGTGCGACGCGTTCTACGAGCCGATTTCCGGATATACCGACGAGCAGCGTCCCGATCCCGGCGATCTTCGCCATCCGCTCACCTTGTGGCTGGCGCCCATGGAAGGCGGTCATCACCTCCCGGTGCGGGTGCAGACGCGGGCCGGCTTCGGCGTCCATATCGAGCTGAGATCGCTCGACATCGCCCCGCGCCAGTGA
- a CDS encoding potassium/proton antiporter — translation MDNAELILLAAAGLVLLAVAGAAATSRAGAPLLLVFLSIGMLAGVEGPGGVDFHAHDQAWLFGSLALALILFDGGLGTRLRSLKLVLRPALSLATIGVVLTAGITAGAARVLFDLGWVEALLMGAIVSSTDAAAVLALIAGREMHARPRVATTLEAESGFNDPVAVILVTACVEVLAREGEPNLALLGVSVVWALAAGGLIGWFGGQAIALAERRVHLPESLYPIFSVTAGVFLFALAQSLEASGFLAAYLAGVSLGAVSEGAAKRATERFSDGLAWLAQIGLFLMLGLLVVPSHAVSVALPALILALVLIFIARPVAVLICLIPESFRANEKGFIAWMGLRGAVPIFLGSVPVIAGVGNANLYFSAAFAVVLASLVIQGWTAGPVTRLFRIAPPRAPRPRLQALRGFGIAAGGLAAAAAAMYIGAGLLEREETIVEPASLAELRQALARAEDGTGLRLATLPADWAELDAASRRDLFAPLVIALMEAENARILEDRAVIRRMIQWEAEGRSFSLPEQARRDTLARAYGGRYGDLEGLLVRADVIPPRLAAAQAALATGWGSSEAVLERNALFGRGGGPDGFATLSASVSGYGELLNTHPDFEAFRAERAALRAAGEAIAAEALVEEIAPYARGEDYVGQVRAVLAGLPQG, via the coding sequence ATGGACAATGCCGAACTGATATTGCTGGCCGCCGCCGGGCTGGTGCTGCTCGCCGTCGCCGGTGCGGCGGCGACGAGCCGCGCCGGGGCGCCGCTTCTGCTGGTGTTCCTCTCCATCGGCATGCTCGCCGGGGTGGAGGGACCGGGCGGGGTGGATTTCCACGCCCACGACCAGGCCTGGCTGTTCGGCTCGCTGGCGCTCGCGCTCATCCTGTTCGACGGCGGGCTCGGCACGCGGCTGAGGAGCCTGAAGCTCGTCTTACGTCCCGCCCTGTCGCTGGCGACGATCGGGGTAGTGCTGACGGCAGGGATCACGGCTGGCGCGGCGCGCGTGCTGTTCGATCTGGGATGGGTGGAGGCCCTGCTGATGGGCGCGATCGTGTCCTCCACCGACGCGGCCGCCGTGCTCGCCCTCATCGCCGGGCGCGAGATGCACGCCCGGCCGCGCGTGGCGACCACGCTGGAGGCCGAATCCGGCTTCAACGACCCGGTCGCGGTGATCCTCGTAACGGCTTGCGTGGAAGTGCTCGCGCGCGAAGGCGAGCCGAACCTCGCCCTGCTCGGCGTATCGGTCGTCTGGGCGCTTGCCGCGGGCGGGCTGATCGGCTGGTTCGGCGGGCAGGCGATCGCGCTCGCCGAACGCCGGGTGCACCTGCCCGAGAGCCTCTACCCGATCTTCTCGGTCACGGCCGGGGTCTTCCTGTTCGCGCTCGCCCAGAGTCTCGAGGCGTCGGGCTTCCTCGCCGCCTATCTCGCCGGGGTCTCGCTCGGCGCGGTCAGCGAGGGGGCGGCCAAGCGCGCCACGGAGCGCTTTTCCGACGGGCTCGCCTGGCTCGCCCAGATCGGGCTGTTCCTCATGCTGGGCCTGCTGGTGGTGCCCTCCCACGCCGTCTCGGTCGCCCTGCCCGCGCTGATCCTCGCCCTGGTCCTGATCTTCATCGCGCGCCCGGTCGCGGTCCTGATCTGCCTGATACCGGAGTCCTTCCGGGCCAACGAGAAGGGCTTCATCGCCTGGATGGGCCTGAGGGGCGCGGTGCCGATCTTTCTCGGCTCGGTGCCGGTGATCGCGGGGGTGGGGAACGCCAATCTCTACTTCTCCGCCGCCTTCGCCGTGGTGCTCGCCTCGCTCGTCATCCAGGGCTGGACGGCGGGGCCGGTCACGCGCCTGTTCCGGATCGCCCCGCCGCGCGCGCCGCGTCCGCGCCTGCAGGCGCTGCGCGGGTTCGGCATCGCGGCGGGCGGCCTCGCCGCGGCGGCGGCGGCGATGTATATCGGCGCCGGCCTGCTCGAGCGGGAGGAAACCATAGTGGAGCCCGCCAGCCTCGCCGAGCTGCGCCAGGCGCTCGCGCGCGCCGAGGACGGGACTGGGCTGCGGCTCGCCACCCTGCCCGCGGACTGGGCGGAGCTCGACGCGGCGAGCCGCCGCGACCTCTTCGCGCCGCTCGTCATCGCCCTGATGGAGGCGGAGAACGCCCGCATCCTGGAGGACCGCGCCGTCATCCGCCGCATGATCCAGTGGGAGGCCGAGGGGCGCAGCTTCTCCCTGCCCGAGCAGGCCCGCCGAGACACGCTGGCGCGCGCCTATGGCGGGCGCTACGGCGATCTCGAAGGCCTGCTGGTGCGCGCCGACGTGATCCCGCCGCGCCTCGCCGCCGCGCAGGCCGCCCTCGCGACCGGCTGGGGATCGAGCGAGGCGGTGCTGGAGCGCAACGCCCTGTTCGGGCGCGGCGGCGGGCCGGACGGCTTTGCCACCCTGTCGGCCTCGGTGTCGGGCTATGGCGAGCTTCTCAACACCCATCCCGACTTCGAGGCCTTCCGCGCCGAGCGCGCGGCGCTCAGGGCCGCCGGGGAGGCGATCGCCGCCGAGGCGCTGGTCGAGGAGATCGCCCCCTATGCACGCGGTGAGGACTATGTCGGACAGGTGCGCGCCGTGCTGGCGGGCCTGCCGCAGGGCTAG
- a CDS encoding DUF692 domain-containing protein, giving the protein MSVPMFATAGIALKPEHFRDVHERGPDMDGLWVEVHAENYMVEGGPRLAWLRVIAEQTPVSLHGVGLSLAGPGRVDEDHLARWRRLVDRVPAALVSEHLAWSVADGQYFADLLPVVLDGTSLARVRENVERFQDAIGRTVLIENPAHYVPLRAEIPETDFLSELCRTTGCGLLLDLNNLAVGEFNIGRDARGYIEALPRDIVGEIHLAGAAPDSAREDLLIDSHNRPVADPVWELLDAALERFGPVPVLIERDANLPPFEELAAERERAHAAIIAAQARRERLDEPVG; this is encoded by the coding sequence ATGTCCGTCCCCATGTTCGCCACGGCCGGCATCGCGCTGAAGCCGGAGCATTTCCGCGACGTCCACGAGCGGGGACCGGACATGGACGGCCTCTGGGTGGAGGTGCATGCGGAGAACTACATGGTCGAGGGCGGGCCGCGCCTGGCCTGGCTGCGCGTCATCGCCGAGCAGACCCCCGTCAGCCTGCACGGGGTGGGGCTGTCCCTCGCCGGACCGGGCCGGGTGGACGAGGATCATCTCGCGCGCTGGCGGCGCCTCGTCGACCGCGTTCCGGCGGCCCTCGTCTCCGAACATCTCGCCTGGTCGGTCGCCGACGGGCAGTACTTCGCCGATCTCCTGCCCGTCGTGCTCGACGGGACCTCGCTCGCCCGGGTGCGCGAGAATGTCGAGCGCTTCCAGGACGCGATCGGGCGCACCGTCCTCATCGAGAACCCGGCCCACTACGTGCCGCTGCGGGCCGAGATACCCGAAACCGATTTTCTTTCCGAGCTGTGCCGGACGACGGGGTGCGGCCTGCTGCTCGATCTCAACAACCTCGCCGTTGGCGAGTTCAATATCGGCCGCGATGCGCGAGGCTATATCGAGGCCCTGCCGAGGGATATCGTCGGGGAGATTCACCTTGCCGGAGCCGCGCCGGATAGCGCGCGCGAGGATCTTCTGATCGACTCTCACAACCGGCCGGTCGCCGACCCGGTCTGGGAGCTGCTGGACGCCGCGCTCGAGCGCTTCGGGCCGGTTCCCGTGCTGATCGAGCGCGACGCGAACCTGCCGCCCTTCGAGGAGCTCGCCGCGGAACGCGAGCGGGCCCATGCCGCGATCATCGCCGCGCAGGCGAGACGGGAGAGGCTCGATGAGCCGGTCGGCTGA
- a CDS encoding DNA-binding domain-containing protein yields MSRSAEFPGALRRALQGDLEAAAAYLDRSEDRDRYAVYANNRAVALADTLSRAFPAVLTLVGRRFFRAVAIEFANTHPPENPVLALYGARFADFLAGFPPLARLAYVADVARLDRAWSEAHFASDAGLYDPAPAPDEPLVLSPRARLLTLSWPVHDLWQASRQKLAPPSDQLEPNAQHALVWRGAEGMESEILTPAEFEALARPPCGAPAGTAILFPFITRGALIAQGRTGPETVR; encoded by the coding sequence ATGAGCCGGTCGGCTGAATTTCCCGGCGCGCTGCGCCGCGCGCTTCAAGGCGATCTCGAAGCGGCGGCAGCCTATCTCGACCGCAGCGAGGATCGCGACCGCTATGCGGTCTACGCCAACAATCGGGCCGTCGCGCTCGCCGACACGCTCTCGCGCGCCTTCCCCGCCGTGCTCACCCTCGTCGGGCGCAGGTTCTTCCGCGCGGTGGCGATCGAGTTCGCCAACACCCATCCTCCCGAAAACCCGGTGCTCGCGCTCTACGGCGCGCGCTTTGCCGATTTCCTCGCCGGCTTCCCGCCGCTCGCCAGGCTCGCCTATGTCGCGGACGTCGCCCGGCTCGACCGGGCCTGGAGCGAGGCCCATTTCGCGAGCGATGCCGGGCTCTACGACCCTGCGCCCGCGCCGGACGAACCGCTCGTCCTGTCGCCGCGCGCGCGCCTGCTCACGCTCTCCTGGCCGGTGCACGATCTCTGGCAGGCGAGCCGGCAGAAGCTCGCCCCGCCGAGCGACCAGCTCGAACCGAACGCCCAGCACGCGCTCGTCTGGCGTGGAGCGGAGGGCATGGAGAGCGAAATCCTGACCCCGGCTGAATTCGAGGCCTTGGCTCGCCCGCCCTGCGGCGCGCCGGCCGGAACCGCAATTCTCTTCCCCTTCATCACACGCGGCGCCCTCATCGCGCAGGGCCGCACAGGACCGGAGACTGTTCGATGA
- a CDS encoding DUF2282 domain-containing protein has translation MAGEDVEGELEKCYGVALAGENDCAAGPGTSCEGTSTVDFQGNAWSLVPAGTCEYIQTPEGPASTEALDRNLPA, from the coding sequence ATGGCCGGCGAGGACGTCGAGGGCGAGCTGGAGAAGTGCTACGGCGTCGCGCTCGCCGGCGAGAACGACTGCGCCGCCGGCCCCGGCACGAGCTGCGAAGGCACCTCCACGGTCGACTTCCAGGGCAATGCCTGGTCGCTCGTGCCCGCCGGCACCTGCGAATACATCCAGACCCCGGAAGGCCCGGCCTCGACCGAGGCGCTCGACCGCAACCTGCCGGCCTGA
- a CDS encoding NAD-glutamate dehydrogenase, producing the protein MNAVVSVAHAYEREAFLGEAKKRWKAAFGEPGPEAESFLTQIWGDALAEDLEGIDLHECLSIAEGFWSFASERPSDKILVRVHPAMDASGTSLGRDVLEVISRDRPFLVDSVMGEISAQGLDVRAMFHPVVQVRRDEDGRRVTSGGRVIAESMIQVHLEPLDDIGRSALEEGVRETLSDVRAAVEDWADMRAQMDEAIEHLKSANTKAPKEEVEEALDFLAWLRDNHFAFLGCRAFEFDVDEEGRLRSREPIVLTETGRGVLRDPDVHVLRKSAEPSQISEAVESFLRAPSPVIVAKANLKSRVHRRVYMDYVGVKRYREDGIVVGETRFVGLFTAEAYDQMAREVPLIRRKVRRVLEKAAKAPGSHSAKKLQNIVENYPRDELFQTSEEDLLQISLGILHLYDRPRTKLFLRRDQFDRFVSCLLYVPRDRYNSKVREQAGDLLRQAFDGRLSAFYPNFGDGPLARVHFIIGLNPFQHPEPDPTELERDIAALTRTWEDELEAAAWDHAHEPIRLAVKRYLDGYSAGYRERYSPGEALSDIERMEHLSPEAHTGARAYRANGDSHSQVRVKLYKLGEPLSLSSVLPVLENLGVHVEAEAGHAVRRKSPEGLPETVWVHEFEMRSEFGPVEDVAGVAGLLEDALLAVLDGRAEDDGFNRLILSIGITWREAAFLRTVARYRQQTGLDPSQGLQEEALTVHNTIARQLLDYAETRFDPELDLDLKAREEKAKEIAKSVRKALEDVSSLDHDKALRRMLKLLEATLRTNFYQRGADGAPKPWISLKIASQNIRELPDPKPYREIFVWSPRVEGVHIRFGPVARGGLRWSDRREDFRTEVLGLVKAQQVKNAVIVPVGSKGGFYPKQLPRTGDREAWFAEGKEAYKTFLRGLLDITDNIVDDQVRRPQDVVCWDDEDPYLVVAADKGTATFSDTANSLAVNEYDFWLGDAFASGGSAGYDHKKMGITAKGAWVSVQRHFREMGKDIQTEDFTVLGIGDMSGDVFGNGMLLSRHIKLVAAFDHRDIFIDPDPADPERTWIERERLFQLPRSSWQDYDTSLISKGGGVFSRAAKSITLTDEIKKLTGLKEKSVSPTELISALLKMKVELIWFGGIGTYIKASHEQNWEVGDKANDALRVDAQDVKAAVFGEGANLGVTQAGRIEFSRKGGRCNADFVDNSAGVDSSDHEVNIKILLNPMVREGSMSLEDRNTLLERMTDDVARHVLQHNYDQTLALTIAQSHAEDDLDAHERMMERLEKAGRLDRRVEGLPLPEQIRQLKEQATGLTRPEIAILLSYAKLSLFDRLVASSVPDDSHFRHTLVEYFPRQLKDFSEAMQGHRLKREIIATRLSNDMVNLGGPTFVYRAMESTGAEVDAIARAFEAGRHIFRFKDYIDRINALDNKAPAGVQLSLHDEVIRLMRRQTYWLARRGRGQESVGIDEVIAAYQPGVDQLKTWVADIISDHEKQGVKTRYQSYVAAGAPEDLAMDVARLRPLTSSSDVVDLAIAEDWPLEAVARLYHAVGARFSFDKLRGVGSQLSSTLHWDRLAMRRLIEDLYASHQAIVEAMIAHARKAGGQLEAGVESPDKAWAQGVVDAWQTENEHEVDRADAAIEEISASGPWTLSKVAIASTQLRELAALSQAGQ; encoded by the coding sequence ATGAATGCCGTCGTCAGCGTCGCGCACGCCTATGAGCGGGAGGCCTTTCTCGGCGAGGCGAAGAAGCGCTGGAAGGCCGCCTTCGGCGAGCCGGGACCGGAGGCGGAGAGCTTCCTCACCCAGATCTGGGGCGATGCGCTGGCCGAGGACCTCGAGGGCATCGACCTGCACGAATGCCTGTCGATCGCCGAGGGCTTCTGGTCGTTCGCGAGCGAGCGTCCGTCCGACAAGATCCTGGTGCGCGTCCATCCGGCCATGGACGCCTCGGGCACCTCGCTCGGGCGCGACGTGCTCGAGGTGATCAGCCGCGACCGGCCCTTCCTCGTGGACTCGGTGATGGGCGAGATCTCCGCCCAAGGCCTCGACGTGCGGGCCATGTTCCACCCGGTCGTGCAGGTCCGGCGCGACGAGGACGGCAGACGCGTCACCTCCGGCGGGCGCGTGATCGCGGAATCCATGATCCAGGTCCATCTCGAGCCGCTCGACGATATCGGGCGCAGCGCCCTGGAAGAGGGCGTGCGCGAGACGCTTTCCGACGTGCGCGCCGCCGTCGAGGACTGGGCCGACATGCGCGCCCAGATGGACGAGGCCATCGAGCACCTGAAGTCGGCCAACACCAAGGCCCCGAAGGAAGAGGTCGAGGAGGCGCTCGATTTCCTCGCCTGGCTTCGCGACAACCATTTCGCCTTCCTGGGCTGCCGCGCCTTCGAGTTCGACGTCGACGAGGAGGGGCGGCTGCGTTCGCGCGAGCCCATCGTGCTCACCGAGACCGGGCGCGGCGTGCTGCGCGATCCCGACGTGCACGTGCTCAGAAAGTCCGCCGAGCCCTCCCAGATCAGCGAGGCGGTGGAGAGCTTCCTGCGGGCGCCCTCCCCGGTGATCGTCGCCAAGGCCAACCTGAAGAGCCGCGTCCACCGGCGCGTCTACATGGATTATGTCGGGGTCAAGCGCTACCGCGAGGACGGGATCGTCGTCGGCGAGACGCGCTTCGTCGGCCTGTTCACCGCCGAGGCCTACGATCAGATGGCGCGCGAGGTGCCCCTCATCCGGCGCAAGGTTCGCCGCGTGCTGGAGAAGGCCGCCAAGGCGCCCGGCAGCCACTCGGCGAAGAAGCTGCAGAACATCGTCGAGAACTATCCGCGCGACGAGCTCTTCCAGACCTCCGAGGAGGACCTGCTGCAGATCTCGCTCGGCATCCTGCATCTCTACGACCGGCCGCGTACCAAGCTCTTCCTGCGCCGCGACCAGTTCGACCGCTTCGTGTCCTGCCTGCTCTACGTGCCGCGCGACCGCTACAACTCGAAGGTCCGCGAGCAGGCCGGCGACCTCCTGCGCCAGGCCTTCGACGGACGGCTGTCGGCCTTCTATCCCAATTTCGGCGACGGGCCGCTCGCGCGCGTGCACTTCATCATCGGGCTGAACCCGTTCCAGCATCCCGAGCCCGATCCGACCGAACTCGAGCGCGACATCGCCGCGCTCACGCGCACCTGGGAGGACGAGCTGGAAGCGGCCGCCTGGGATCACGCCCACGAGCCGATCCGCCTCGCGGTCAAGCGCTATCTCGACGGCTATTCCGCGGGCTATCGCGAGCGCTATTCGCCCGGCGAGGCGCTGTCCGACATCGAGCGCATGGAGCACCTCTCCCCGGAGGCGCACACCGGCGCGCGCGCCTACCGCGCGAACGGCGACAGCCACAGCCAGGTGCGCGTCAAGCTCTACAAGCTCGGCGAACCGCTCTCGCTGTCCTCGGTCCTGCCGGTGCTGGAGAATCTCGGCGTCCATGTCGAGGCCGAAGCCGGCCACGCGGTGCGCCGCAAGTCGCCGGAAGGCCTTCCCGAGACGGTCTGGGTGCATGAGTTCGAGATGCGCTCCGAGTTCGGGCCGGTAGAGGACGTCGCCGGCGTGGCGGGCCTGCTCGAGGATGCGCTGCTCGCCGTGCTCGACGGGCGCGCCGAGGATGACGGCTTCAACCGCCTCATCCTGTCGATCGGCATCACCTGGCGGGAGGCCGCCTTCCTGCGCACCGTGGCGCGCTACCGCCAGCAGACCGGGCTCGACCCCTCCCAGGGCCTGCAGGAAGAGGCGCTGACCGTCCACAACACGATCGCGCGCCAGCTTCTGGACTATGCCGAGACCCGGTTCGATCCCGAACTCGATCTCGACCTGAAGGCCCGCGAGGAGAAGGCCAAGGAGATCGCCAAGTCGGTGCGCAAGGCGCTGGAGGACGTCTCCAGCCTCGACCACGACAAGGCGCTGCGGCGCATGCTGAAGCTGCTCGAAGCGACGCTGCGCACGAATTTCTACCAGCGCGGCGCGGACGGCGCTCCCAAGCCCTGGATCTCGCTGAAGATCGCGAGCCAGAACATCCGCGAGCTGCCCGATCCCAAGCCCTACCGCGAGATCTTCGTGTGGAGCCCGCGGGTGGAAGGGGTGCATATCCGCTTCGGTCCCGTGGCGCGCGGCGGGCTTCGCTGGTCGGACCGGCGCGAGGACTTCCGCACCGAGGTGCTGGGCCTGGTCAAGGCGCAGCAGGTCAAGAACGCGGTCATCGTGCCGGTCGGCTCCAAGGGCGGCTTCTATCCCAAGCAGCTGCCGCGCACCGGCGACCGCGAGGCCTGGTTCGCGGAAGGAAAGGAGGCCTACAAGACCTTCCTGCGCGGGCTTCTCGACATCACCGACAACATCGTCGACGACCAGGTCCGGCGCCCGCAGGACGTCGTGTGCTGGGACGACGAGGACCCCTATCTCGTCGTCGCCGCCGACAAGGGCACGGCCACCTTCTCCGACACCGCCAACTCCTTGGCCGTGAACGAGTACGATTTCTGGCTCGGCGACGCCTTCGCCTCGGGCGGTTCGGCCGGCTACGACCACAAGAAGATGGGCATCACCGCGAAGGGCGCCTGGGTCTCCGTCCAGCGCCATTTCCGCGAGATGGGCAAGGACATCCAGACCGAGGACTTCACCGTGCTCGGCATCGGCGACATGTCCGGCGACGTGTTCGGCAACGGCATGCTGCTGTCGCGCCACATCAAGCTGGTCGCCGCCTTCGACCATCGCGACATCTTCATCGATCCCGATCCGGCCGATCCCGAGCGCACCTGGATCGAGCGCGAGCGCCTGTTCCAGCTGCCCCGTTCGAGCTGGCAGGACTACGATACCAGCCTGATCTCCAAGGGCGGCGGCGTGTTCTCGCGCGCGGCCAAGTCGATCACGCTGACCGACGAGATCAAGAAGCTGACCGGGCTGAAGGAGAAGTCCGTCTCCCCGACCGAGCTGATCTCCGCGCTGCTGAAGATGAAGGTGGAGCTGATCTGGTTCGGCGGCATCGGCACCTACATCAAGGCCAGCCACGAGCAGAACTGGGAGGTCGGCGACAAGGCGAACGACGCGCTGCGCGTCGATGCCCAGGACGTGAAGGCGGCCGTGTTCGGCGAGGGCGCCAATCTCGGCGTCACCCAGGCCGGGCGCATCGAGTTCTCCCGCAAGGGCGGGCGCTGCAATGCCGACTTCGTCGACAACTCGGCCGGCGTGGACAGCTCCGACCACGAGGTCAACATCAAGATCCTGCTGAACCCGATGGTGCGCGAGGGCTCGATGAGCCTGGAGGACCGCAACACGCTGCTCGAACGCATGACCGACGATGTCGCGCGCCACGTGCTGCAGCACAATTACGACCAGACGCTCGCCCTCACCATCGCGCAGTCCCATGCCGAGGACGACCTCGATGCGCACGAGCGCATGATGGAGCGCCTGGAGAAGGCCGGACGCCTCGACCGGCGGGTGGAAGGCCTGCCGCTGCCGGAACAGATCCGCCAGCTCAAGGAGCAGGCGACCGGCCTCACCCGGCCGGAGATCGCCATCCTGCTGTCCTACGCCAAGCTTTCCCTGTTCGACCGGCTGGTGGCCTCCAGCGTGCCCGACGACAGCCATTTCCGGCACACGCTCGTGGAATACTTCCCGCGCCAGCTGAAGGACTTCTCCGAGGCGATGCAGGGCCACCGGCTGAAGCGGGAGATCATCGCCACGCGCCTGTCCAACGACATGGTCAATCTCGGCGGGCCGACCTTCGTCTACCGGGCGATGGAATCCACGGGCGCGGAGGTCGACGCCATCGCGCGCGCCTTCGAGGCGGGCCGGCACATCTTCCGCTTCAAGGACTATATCGACCGCATCAACGCGCTGGACAACAAGGCCCCGGCGGGCGTGCAGCTCTCGCTGCACGACGAGGTCATCCGGCTGATGCGCCGCCAGACCTACTGGCTCGCCCGGCGCGGGCGCGGCCAGGAATCGGTGGGGATCGACGAGGTGATCGCCGCCTACCAGCCCGGCGTCGACCAGCTGAAGACCTGGGTCGCCGACATCATCTCCGACCACGAGAAGCAGGGCGTGAAGACGCGCTATCAGAGCTATGTCGCCGCCGGCGCGCCGGAGGATCTCGCCATGGACGTGGCGCGCCTGCGCCCGCTGACCTCCTCCTCCGACGTGGTCGACCTCGCCATCGCCGAGGACTGGCCGCTGGAGGCGGTGGCGCGGCTCTATCATGCCGTCGGCGCGCGCTTCAGCTTCGACAAGCTCAGGGGCGTGGGCAGCCAGCTTTCCTCCACCCTGCACTGGGACCGTCTCGCCATGCGGCGCCTGATCGAGGACCTCTATGCCAGCCACCAGGCCATCGTGGAGGCGATGATCGCCCACGCGCGCAAGGCCGGCGGCCAGCTCGAGGCCGGCGTGGAGAGCCCCGACAAGGCCTGGGCGCAAGGCGTGGTGGATGCCTGGCAGACCGAGAACGAGCACGAGGTCGACCGCGCCGATGCGGCGATCGAGGAAATCTCCGCCTCCGGTCCGTGGACCCTGTCCAAGGTCGCGATCGCCTCCACCCAGCTCAGGGAACTCGCCGCGCTGAGCCAGGCGGGGCAGTAG